In Halobaculum sp. XH14, a single genomic region encodes these proteins:
- a CDS encoding RNA-guided endonuclease InsQ/TnpB family protein, with the protein MSDAEYHRRTSITRLTVSPEDETLLRDTVSAWKRGCQVAVDRAWRQCRSPFEVQKLAYDDVRERASLGSQHAVLACHQAAENIQSCISRHQMGRKASRPTYTSPTVTYDTRTMTLFPEREQVSLTTLGDHSRVQADLELPEGEEGHQNQYIDSEKWETTESSLHYRDGGWFLHLGFRKLKAETAETTENGTVLGVDLGIESLAVTSTAYFFSGRELNHNLREFEKVRAGLQQTGTRSSHRTLEQSSGRELRYVRDVLHRASNAIITEALRYECDVIVFENLTHIRDRTGASWGHKWAFRTLYEQVEYKAEAVGVSVEQVGSAYTSKRCAECGFTADENRPTRNDFQCVKCESEANADYNAAKNIGMRYVRRGQQSSRRTGNSQLALKSGTVTLSGGFTAHPDGFEAEFTDKPNPKCANPSG; encoded by the coding sequence GTGTCGGACGCTGAGTACCACCGCCGGACATCGATTACGCGTCTCACCGTTTCCCCGGAAGACGAGACGCTCCTTCGAGACACAGTCTCGGCGTGGAAACGCGGTTGCCAGGTCGCTGTCGACCGCGCATGGAGGCAGTGTCGTTCTCCGTTCGAGGTCCAGAAACTCGCCTACGACGACGTCCGCGAGCGGGCATCGTTAGGGAGCCAACACGCCGTCCTCGCATGTCATCAGGCAGCTGAGAACATCCAGTCGTGTATCTCACGGCACCAGATGGGGCGGAAAGCGTCCAGACCAACGTACACAAGCCCGACAGTCACCTACGATACCCGGACGATGACGCTCTTCCCCGAACGCGAGCAGGTATCGCTCACGACCCTCGGGGACCACTCACGAGTGCAGGCCGACCTTGAACTCCCGGAGGGGGAGGAGGGACATCAAAACCAGTACATCGACTCCGAGAAGTGGGAGACGACGGAGTCGTCCCTCCACTATCGTGACGGTGGATGGTTCCTCCATCTCGGATTTCGTAAACTTAAGGCCGAGACTGCGGAGACGACTGAGAACGGAACGGTTCTCGGCGTCGACTTGGGTATCGAAAGCCTCGCTGTCACCAGTACCGCCTACTTCTTCAGTGGGCGAGAGTTAAACCACAACCTTCGAGAGTTCGAGAAGGTACGCGCTGGCCTGCAGCAGACTGGAACGCGAAGCTCTCACCGGACGCTTGAACAGTCGAGTGGTCGGGAATTACGATACGTCCGAGACGTACTTCACCGCGCGTCGAACGCCATTATCACAGAAGCCCTACGTTACGAGTGCGACGTGATTGTGTTCGAGAACTTGACCCACATCCGCGACCGCACAGGCGCGTCGTGGGGACACAAGTGGGCGTTCCGAACGCTCTACGAGCAAGTGGAGTACAAAGCCGAAGCAGTCGGTGTCTCGGTGGAGCAGGTGGGTTCCGCGTACACGTCGAAGCGGTGCGCCGAGTGTGGGTTCACAGCGGATGAGAATCGCCCGACTCGAAACGACTTCCAGTGTGTGAAGTGCGAGTCGGAGGCGAACGCCGACTACAACGCGGCGAAGAACATCGGAATGCGGTACGTCCGTCGGGGCCAACAGTCGTCTCGGCGGACGGGCAACAGTCAGCTTGCCCTGAAGTCTGGAACGGTGACGCTGAGCGGCGGGTTTACCGCCCACCCTGACGGGTTTGAGGCTGAGTTCACGGACAAGCCAAATCCCAAATGTGCGAACCCGTCAGGGTGA
- a CDS encoding enoyl-CoA hydratase/isomerase family protein — MIRSERADGGDYRVVTVDRPAARNALRPADLDALEAAVVEATEPVVLLRGAGDAFCAGADLDVVADLSDPAAFAAHGQRVAAGIEDADAVVVAGIDGPARGGGVELALACDVRIATPRATFAESGVRFGLFGAWGGTVRLPRVLREGDAMEFALSGRTIDAEEARRIGLVSRVVPDPATVAAELAGNEPDALAVVKRRLRDGAPVAEREAAEREAFARLHAAHGPEIARDRKD, encoded by the coding sequence ATGATCCGCTCGGAACGGGCCGACGGCGGCGACTACCGCGTCGTCACCGTCGACCGCCCGGCCGCCCGGAACGCGCTCCGCCCGGCAGACCTGGACGCCCTGGAAGCGGCGGTCGTCGAGGCGACCGAACCGGTCGTCCTCCTCCGGGGCGCGGGCGACGCGTTCTGTGCCGGCGCGGACCTCGACGTCGTCGCCGACCTCTCGGACCCGGCCGCCTTCGCCGCACACGGCCAGCGCGTCGCGGCCGGCATCGAAGACGCGGACGCGGTCGTCGTCGCCGGGATCGACGGGCCGGCACGCGGCGGCGGCGTGGAACTCGCGCTCGCCTGCGACGTCCGGATCGCGACGCCCCGGGCGACGTTCGCGGAGTCGGGCGTCCGCTTCGGCCTGTTCGGCGCGTGGGGCGGCACCGTTCGGCTCCCTCGAGTGCTCCGGGAGGGCGACGCCATGGAGTTCGCGCTCTCGGGTCGGACCATCGACGCCGAGGAGGCCCGCAGGATCGGACTCGTCTCCCGCGTCGTCCCGGATCCGGCGACCGTCGCCGCCGAACTCGCCGGGAACGAGCCGGACGCCCTCGCCGTGGTGAAACGCAGACTCCGGGACGGCGCTCCCGTCGCCGAGCGGGAAGCCGCCGAGCGCGAGGCGTTCGCCCGGCTCCACGCGGCCCACGGCCCCGAAATCGCCCGCGACCGGAAGGATTGA
- a CDS encoding DUF3105 domain-containing protein produces MADRSDSGRRPHAGDAAAPGSRPSTRRPSTRRAVLGVVAGATILPLSGCLGLGGGGGIEAESLPEGGDDEVISNVETFPSEGVDHVRTGTEIEYDTRPPTSGPHYNGTLSAGFYEDTQPLGNVVHTLEHGAVVVYYGPDALTDESRNSLQAWANNHTSTWQSFVAVPYYYDDPETGFTLTAWRHMLGMDEYDAETVRAFCAEYLGRGPENPVR; encoded by the coding sequence ATGGCAGATCGCTCCGATTCCGGACGCCGGCCGCACGCCGGAGACGCCGCCGCCCCGGGGTCCCGCCCGTCGACGCGCCGCCCGTCGACGCGCCGGGCGGTCCTCGGCGTCGTCGCCGGCGCGACGATCCTCCCGCTGTCGGGCTGTCTCGGGCTCGGCGGCGGCGGTGGCATCGAGGCCGAGTCGCTCCCGGAGGGCGGCGACGACGAGGTGATCTCGAACGTCGAGACGTTCCCGAGCGAGGGCGTCGACCACGTTCGGACCGGGACCGAGATCGAGTACGACACGCGCCCCCCGACGTCGGGTCCCCACTACAACGGGACGCTGTCGGCCGGGTTCTACGAGGACACCCAGCCGCTCGGGAACGTCGTCCACACGCTCGAACACGGCGCGGTCGTCGTCTACTACGGTCCCGACGCGCTGACCGACGAGAGCCGGAACAGCCTGCAGGCCTGGGCGAACAACCACACCAGCACCTGGCAGAGCTTCGTCGCGGTCCCGTACTACTACGACGACCCGGAGACGGGGTTCACGCTCACGGCCTGGCGGCACATGCTCGGGATGGACGAGTACGACGCCGAGACGGTGCGGGCGTTCTGTGCGGAGTATCTCGGACGCGGGCCGGAGAACCCGGTTCGATAG
- a CDS encoding NAD+ synthase: MSDTVLLDESNTPLDLRLSGDELAATREHLAEFIGDQVESAGLDGAVLGLSGGIDSTTVAYLAVEALGADAVHGLVMPGEVNTEGNMSDAERVAADLGIEFDVIEIEPIAEAFYDAVPEATDDRMAASNVRVRVRAVLNYFLANAENRLVLGTGNRSEALAGYFTKYGDGAVDCHPIGNLYKQQVRQLADDLGVPRDLVMKTPSAEMWEGQTDEEELGLTYDTLDAILALHVDGPLSTSATVEHLGVPESAVERVDELYESSRHKRATPPAPKELRL, translated from the coding sequence ATGAGCGACACCGTCCTCCTCGACGAATCGAACACCCCTCTCGACCTCCGGCTCTCGGGGGACGAACTGGCGGCGACCCGCGAGCACCTCGCCGAGTTCATCGGCGACCAGGTCGAGTCCGCGGGACTGGACGGCGCCGTCCTCGGGCTCTCGGGCGGCATCGACTCGACCACGGTCGCGTACCTCGCGGTCGAGGCGCTCGGCGCCGACGCGGTCCACGGGCTGGTGATGCCCGGCGAGGTGAACACCGAGGGGAACATGAGCGACGCCGAACGCGTCGCGGCGGACCTGGGCATCGAGTTCGACGTGATCGAGATCGAACCCATCGCGGAGGCGTTCTACGACGCGGTCCCCGAGGCGACCGACGACCGGATGGCCGCGAGCAACGTCCGCGTGCGCGTCCGGGCCGTGCTCAACTACTTCCTCGCCAACGCGGAGAACCGGCTGGTGCTCGGCACCGGCAACCGGAGCGAGGCGCTCGCGGGCTACTTCACGAAGTACGGCGACGGCGCGGTCGACTGCCACCCCATCGGGAACCTCTACAAGCAGCAGGTGCGCCAGCTCGCCGACGACCTCGGCGTCCCCCGCGACCTGGTGATGAAGACGCCCTCCGCCGAGATGTGGGAGGGCCAGACCGACGAGGAGGAGCTCGGGCTCACCTACGACACGCTCGACGCCATCCTCGCGCTCCACGTCGACGGCCCGCTCTCGACGAGCGCGACCGTCGAGCACCTCGGCGTCCCCGAGTCCGCGGTCGAGCGCGTCGACGAGCTCTACGAGTCGTCGAGACACAAGCGGGCGACGCCGCCCGCGCCCAAGGAGCTGCGCCTGTAA
- a CDS encoding LURP-one-related/scramblase family protein, whose translation MFDGSRYEIQQKIAIGNAYVVSEEGREILASKQKKLKLKEDFRFTDADGGEELFRVKADSVLDTSAAYDIEDSRTGERVGSVKRSLKSLLKHEYQLLGPDGDVVATVKEDNWLRAFVRRMVTTLLPFAYVVEADDGSEVGRIEGAFSFRDRYTVSVSGDIDPRLVVIAAVVIDAIEEN comes from the coding sequence ATGTTCGACGGTTCCCGCTACGAGATCCAGCAGAAGATCGCCATCGGCAACGCGTACGTCGTCTCCGAGGAGGGTCGGGAGATCCTCGCGTCCAAGCAGAAGAAGCTGAAGCTGAAGGAGGACTTCCGCTTTACCGACGCCGACGGCGGCGAGGAACTGTTCCGAGTGAAAGCTGACAGCGTGCTCGACACGTCGGCCGCCTACGACATCGAGGACTCGCGGACGGGCGAGCGCGTCGGGTCGGTCAAGCGGAGCCTGAAGTCGCTGCTGAAACACGAGTACCAGTTGCTCGGTCCCGACGGCGACGTCGTGGCGACGGTGAAGGAGGACAACTGGCTGCGCGCGTTCGTCCGCCGGATGGTGACGACGCTGCTGCCGTTCGCCTACGTCGTGGAGGCCGATGACGGGAGCGAGGTCGGGCGGATCGAGGGCGCGTTCTCGTTCCGGGACCGCTACACGGTGTCGGTGTCGGGCGATATCGATCCGCGGCTGGTGGTCATCGCTGCGGTGGTGATCGACGCCATCGAGGAGAACTAG
- a CDS encoding aldo/keto reductase has protein sequence MHYRELGDSGVEVSEVAFGAWVVGTDWWGDRSDADAVEMVEYALENDVTFFDTGDVYGHGRSEELVGEALSEHRDEVTVGTKVGYDFYDNPQAGHGELPKELTPEYVREAVENSLDRLDMEYVDVLFLHNANVDEVTDELLETLYDLRGEGVVDALGWALGPSIGWLAEGDRAAELDFDAIQTVYNLFEQTPGNHFVESIREENADTSIVARVPHSSGLLNEQVTPDTELGEGDHRAYRPDDWFETGWEKLDEIRFLERDGARTMSQAAIQWLLAHDEVAAVTPTFRSREDIDEWAAASETPPLSEEEFERVADLSARNFGIDRSDGMDAEEFRTSVGGEDLRDAGVIPANSAEN, from the coding sequence ATGCACTACCGCGAACTGGGCGACTCCGGCGTCGAGGTGAGCGAGGTCGCCTTCGGCGCGTGGGTCGTGGGGACCGACTGGTGGGGCGACCGGAGCGACGCGGACGCCGTCGAGATGGTCGAGTACGCGCTGGAGAACGACGTCACGTTCTTCGACACCGGCGACGTGTACGGCCACGGCCGCTCGGAGGAACTCGTCGGCGAGGCGCTCTCGGAGCACCGCGACGAGGTCACGGTCGGCACGAAGGTCGGCTACGACTTCTACGACAACCCGCAGGCGGGCCACGGCGAACTCCCGAAGGAGCTGACCCCCGAGTACGTCCGTGAGGCCGTCGAGAACTCGCTCGACCGGCTCGACATGGAGTACGTCGACGTGCTGTTCCTCCACAACGCGAACGTCGACGAGGTGACCGACGAGCTGCTGGAGACGCTGTACGACCTCCGCGGGGAGGGGGTCGTCGACGCGCTCGGCTGGGCGCTCGGCCCCTCAATCGGCTGGCTGGCCGAGGGCGACCGCGCCGCGGAACTAGACTTCGACGCGATCCAGACCGTCTACAACCTGTTCGAGCAGACGCCCGGCAACCACTTCGTCGAGAGCATCCGCGAGGAGAACGCCGACACGAGCATCGTCGCCCGCGTCCCGCACTCCTCGGGCCTGCTGAACGAGCAGGTCACGCCCGACACCGAACTCGGCGAGGGCGACCACCGCGCCTACCGACCCGACGACTGGTTCGAGACCGGCTGGGAGAAGCTGGATGAGATTAGGTTCCTCGAACGCGACGGCGCGCGGACGATGAGCCAGGCGGCCATCCAGTGGCTGCTCGCCCACGACGAGGTCGCCGCGGTGACGCCGACGTTCCGCTCCCGGGAGGACATCGACGAGTGGGCCGCCGCCTCCGAGACGCCCCCGCTCTCCGAGGAGGAGTTCGAACGCGTCGCCGACCTGTCCGCCCGGAACTTCGGCATCGACCGGAGCGACGGCATGGACGCCGAGGAGTTCCGCACCTCCGTCGGCGGCGAGGACCTCCGGGACGCGGGCGTCATCCCCGCGAACTCCGCCGAGAACTGA
- a CDS encoding acyltransferase yields MTKRHVSLPAEAEEGLRAFIEQVDERLSGDEETCEVVRDTLVDLFGDRDAYEAWQAGGDVTPAERVRLQGYDPCNATLESEYYAEKDEETFERSKHLQWLWRQFDATPMADNIEFALRFREMLAGHLFAEAGENLRLFKGITFTYGHNIEIGDNTVIHDDVHLDDRGRLTIGEKVSISDHAHVFSHDHDIVDQTAIENFHTIIGDNARITYDSMIRAGVKVGANSVVGAKSVVQGDVPAHHVAVGSPARSVKVKPGWESVADPIADKLENNAAERRIDSDLPEDLDVFDEFDRDLTPPDVEAPETDD; encoded by the coding sequence ATGACCAAGCGTCACGTCTCGCTCCCGGCGGAGGCGGAGGAGGGACTCCGGGCCTTCATCGAGCAGGTGGACGAACGGCTCTCCGGCGACGAGGAGACCTGCGAGGTCGTCCGCGACACCCTCGTGGACCTGTTCGGGGACCGTGACGCCTACGAGGCGTGGCAGGCCGGCGGCGACGTGACGCCCGCCGAACGGGTCCGCCTGCAGGGGTATGACCCGTGCAACGCGACCCTGGAATCGGAGTACTACGCCGAGAAGGACGAGGAGACGTTCGAGCGCTCGAAACACCTCCAGTGGCTCTGGCGGCAGTTCGACGCGACGCCGATGGCCGACAACATCGAGTTCGCGCTCCGATTCCGCGAGATGCTCGCGGGTCACCTGTTCGCCGAGGCCGGCGAGAACCTCAGGCTGTTCAAGGGGATCACGTTCACCTACGGCCACAACATCGAGATCGGCGACAACACCGTGATCCACGACGACGTTCACCTGGACGACCGCGGCAGGCTGACCATCGGCGAGAAGGTCTCCATCTCCGATCACGCCCACGTGTTCAGCCACGACCACGACATCGTCGACCAGACGGCCATCGAGAACTTCCACACGATCATCGGTGACAACGCCCGGATCACGTACGACTCGATGATCCGCGCGGGGGTGAAGGTCGGCGCGAACAGCGTCGTCGGCGCGAAGTCGGTCGTGCAGGGCGACGTGCCGGCCCACCACGTCGCCGTCGGCAGCCCGGCCCGGAGCGTGAAGGTGAAACCCGGCTGGGAGTCGGTCGCGGACCCGATCGCCGACAAACTGGAGAACAACGCCGCCGAGCGCCGGATCGACTCGGACCTCCCCGAGGACCTCGACGTCTTCGACGAGTTCGACCGCGACCTCACGCCGCCGGACGTCGAGGCCCCCGAAACCGACGACTGA
- a CDS encoding GAF domain-containing sensor histidine kinase, protein MNPRDPQGGTERVRALYAATRDLLTAADRESLCAVAVETAEDILGLPFVGVYLLESSGHLEPIATSEAIRERYDEVPVYRRGDAVWSVFEGSEPVTFDRVRDSVIEAGVVVPIGSHGVLVAGAADQRDADETNVELVHLLAENMGVALDRLDRERRLDRLHKAARELMTARDTAAVAASATNAAHEILGLRVNSIHLLSSDGTRLVPVSVTEEARAMFGDIPDLEDGSVGWEAFESGEAVLHGDVRESERVQNPDTKVRSEVVLPLGEHGVFMAGSDETNAFDESDLGLARVFADNVEAALDRAEREVMLRHRERELARQNDRLEEFASVVSHDLRNPLNVAQGRLELAADEGDSEHHARIAEAHGRMEALIEDLLSLARTGRDLGDIEPVALAPLAREVWGTVPGGDLSVSPELGSVSADPSRLRELFENLFRNATEHAGEDVAVTVDTLPAAEGFFVADDGVGIPPGDREEVFERGFTTAEDGTGFGLSIVREIAHAHGWDVALVESDGGGARFEVRTNAE, encoded by the coding sequence ATGAATCCCCGCGACCCCCAGGGGGGAACCGAGCGCGTGCGGGCGCTCTACGCGGCGACGCGGGATCTGCTGACGGCCGCCGACCGCGAGTCGCTCTGTGCCGTGGCCGTCGAGACGGCCGAGGACATCCTCGGGCTCCCGTTCGTCGGCGTCTACCTCCTCGAATCGAGCGGGCACCTCGAACCGATCGCGACGAGCGAGGCGATCCGCGAGCGCTACGACGAGGTCCCCGTGTACCGGCGTGGCGACGCGGTCTGGTCCGTCTTCGAGGGGAGCGAGCCGGTCACGTTCGACCGGGTCCGCGATTCGGTGATCGAGGCCGGGGTCGTGGTCCCCATCGGCTCCCACGGCGTCCTCGTCGCGGGCGCGGCCGACCAGCGGGACGCAGACGAGACGAACGTCGAACTCGTCCACCTGCTCGCCGAGAACATGGGGGTCGCGCTCGACCGGCTCGACCGCGAACGCCGCCTCGACCGGCTCCACAAGGCGGCCCGAGAGCTGATGACCGCCCGGGACACCGCCGCAGTCGCCGCCTCCGCGACGAACGCGGCCCACGAGATCCTCGGGCTCCGCGTCAACTCGATCCACCTGCTCTCCTCGGACGGGACCCGGCTCGTCCCGGTGAGCGTCACCGAGGAGGCGAGAGCGATGTTCGGCGACATCCCCGATCTGGAGGACGGCAGCGTGGGCTGGGAGGCGTTCGAGTCCGGCGAAGCCGTCCTCCACGGCGACGTGCGCGAATCCGAGCGCGTCCAGAACCCCGACACGAAGGTCCGGAGCGAGGTCGTCCTCCCGCTCGGCGAGCACGGCGTGTTCATGGCCGGCTCCGACGAGACGAACGCCTTCGATGAGTCGGATCTGGGTCTCGCACGGGTGTTCGCCGACAACGTCGAGGCGGCGCTCGACCGGGCCGAGCGGGAGGTGATGCTCCGCCACCGCGAGCGGGAACTGGCCCGACAGAACGACCGGCTGGAGGAGTTCGCCTCGGTCGTGAGCCACGACCTCCGGAACCCGCTCAACGTCGCACAGGGCCGGCTCGAACTCGCGGCCGACGAGGGGGACAGCGAGCACCACGCCCGCATCGCGGAGGCACACGGCAGGATGGAGGCGCTCATCGAGGACCTGCTCTCGCTGGCGCGGACCGGCCGGGACCTCGGCGATATCGAGCCGGTCGCGCTCGCGCCCCTCGCCCGAGAGGTGTGGGGGACCGTCCCCGGCGGCGACCTCTCGGTGAGCCCGGAACTCGGGAGCGTGAGCGCCGACCCCTCACGGCTTCGGGAGCTGTTCGAGAACCTGTTCCGGAACGCGACCGAGCACGCCGGCGAGGACGTCGCCGTCACGGTCGATACCCTCCCGGCAGCCGAGGGGTTCTTCGTCGCCGACGACGGGGTGGGAATCCCGCCGGGGGACCGCGAGGAGGTGTTCGAGCGCGGCTTCACCACCGCGGAGGACGGGACGGGCTTCGGGCTGTCGATCGTCCGGGAGATCGCACACGCCCACGGCTGGGACGTGGCGCTCGTCGAGAGCGACGGGGGCGGGGCCCGCTTCGAGGTCAGGACGAACGCGGAGTGA
- a CDS encoding heme-binding protein, with the protein MTEAPRTDEGWYVLHDFRQVDWDGWRDAPERDRRQAIAEGTDYLQRHEDVADAEEGASAVFSVLGHKADLLVVHFRPTMDALSTAERRFESTALASFTSQPTSYVSVTEVSGYVSDDYFEGDEDEIDEGLRRYIEGKLKPDIPQGEYVSFYPMSKRRGERDNWYDLSFDERAELMSGHGDVGREYAGKIKQVIASSVGFDDHEWGVTLFASDPTDIKDIVYEMRFDEASSRYGEFGQFYVGRRFPPSDLGAYLAGDPVPTSDHGESGGPHGEGHHGGHPHAAGEAGATSGRPHGQSAHGDHPHGDGHSGDGDHPHAEGGHHGRDGGESDERDGDGAEADDEASIRAELGDLDIYAGKPHGEDVFATVLYSEADPDELFEEVEGLRGNFDHYGTHVKTAVYSGTETDREAVVSIWETASAAETAAGFLSELPGIVARAGEESGFGTMGMFYTVKPEHTDDFVGKFGTVGDLLADMEGHHETDLMVNREDENDMFIASQWASKEDAMAFFRSDAFRDTVSWGRDVLADRPRHVFLA; encoded by the coding sequence ATGACCGAAGCCCCGCGGACCGACGAAGGGTGGTACGTGCTCCACGACTTCCGGCAGGTGGACTGGGACGGCTGGCGTGACGCCCCCGAGCGCGACCGTCGACAGGCGATCGCCGAGGGGACCGACTACCTGCAGCGCCACGAGGACGTCGCCGACGCCGAGGAAGGTGCCTCGGCGGTGTTCTCCGTCCTCGGGCACAAGGCCGACCTGCTCGTCGTCCACTTCCGGCCGACGATGGACGCGCTCTCGACGGCCGAACGCCGGTTCGAATCCACCGCGCTCGCGTCGTTCACGAGCCAGCCGACCTCCTACGTCTCCGTCACCGAGGTGTCCGGATACGTCTCGGACGACTACTTCGAGGGCGACGAGGACGAGATCGACGAGGGGCTCCGCCGCTACATCGAGGGGAAACTGAAGCCGGACATCCCCCAGGGCGAGTACGTCTCCTTCTACCCGATGAGCAAGCGCCGGGGCGAACGGGACAACTGGTACGACCTGAGCTTCGACGAGCGCGCCGAGTTGATGTCGGGCCACGGCGACGTGGGCCGGGAGTACGCCGGGAAGATCAAGCAGGTCATCGCCTCCTCCGTGGGGTTCGACGACCACGAGTGGGGCGTCACCCTGTTCGCGTCGGACCCGACCGACATCAAGGACATCGTCTACGAGATGCGCTTCGACGAGGCGTCCTCGCGCTACGGCGAGTTCGGGCAGTTCTACGTCGGTCGCCGGTTCCCGCCGAGCGATCTCGGCGCGTACCTCGCCGGCGACCCGGTGCCGACGAGCGACCACGGCGAGTCCGGGGGCCCGCACGGCGAGGGGCACCACGGCGGCCACCCGCACGCTGCCGGCGAGGCAGGTGCCACCAGCGGCCGCCCGCACGGCCAGTCCGCGCACGGGGACCACCCTCACGGCGACGGCCACAGCGGCGACGGCGACCATCCGCACGCGGAGGGCGGCCACCACGGACGCGACGGCGGCGAGAGCGACGAGCGCGACGGCGACGGGGCGGAGGCGGACGACGAGGCGTCGATCCGCGCCGAACTGGGGGACCTCGACATCTACGCCGGCAAACCCCACGGCGAGGACGTGTTCGCCACCGTGCTCTACTCCGAGGCCGACCCGGACGAACTGTTCGAGGAGGTCGAGGGGCTGCGCGGCAACTTCGACCACTACGGCACCCACGTGAAGACGGCCGTCTACTCGGGCACCGAGACCGACCGCGAGGCGGTGGTCTCCATCTGGGAGACGGCCAGCGCGGCCGAGACGGCGGCGGGCTTCCTCTCGGAGCTCCCCGGCATCGTCGCGCGCGCCGGCGAGGAGTCCGGGTTCGGCACCATGGGGATGTTCTACACCGTCAAGCCCGAACACACCGACGACTTCGTCGGGAAGTTCGGGACGGTCGGCGACCTGCTCGCCGACATGGAGGGCCACCACGAGACGGACCTGATGGTGAACCGCGAGGACGAGAACGACATGTTCATCGCCAGCCAGTGGGCCTCGAAGGAGGACGCGATGGCGTTCTTCCGCTCGGACGCGTTCCGGGACACCGTCTCGTGGGGCCGGGACGTCCTGGCCGACCGGCCGCGGCACGTGTTCCTGGCCTGA
- a CDS encoding DUF7114 family protein → MDDAVRVRAAADGALADIEPDRLREILTGRVADAEMTPGVLTLVSARALDPAAAGDAVAERAAGVQLIYEGLRLTRRLAHEEPWADRDLDDAGDVDADMDVLAADVFVARGFYLLARTEAAEKAVETVRAFGRDQTLRRDVADAEERLALDRNLEADVFELAVVAGTDTVGAAAPAELLAYAAELAGDDDERMPGEGALPDSAGDRIAALADEPVASSADP, encoded by the coding sequence ATGGACGACGCCGTGCGGGTCCGCGCGGCCGCCGACGGGGCGCTCGCGGACATCGAGCCGGACCGGCTCCGTGAGATCCTCACGGGCCGGGTCGCCGACGCCGAGATGACGCCGGGGGTGCTGACGCTCGTGAGCGCCCGCGCGCTCGACCCGGCGGCGGCCGGCGACGCCGTCGCGGAACGCGCCGCGGGGGTCCAGCTCATCTACGAGGGCCTCCGGCTCACCCGCCGGCTGGCCCACGAGGAGCCGTGGGCCGACCGCGACCTCGACGACGCCGGCGACGTCGACGCCGACATGGACGTGCTCGCGGCGGACGTGTTCGTCGCCCGCGGCTTCTACCTCCTCGCCCGGACCGAGGCCGCCGAGAAGGCCGTGGAGACGGTCCGGGCGTTCGGCCGCGACCAGACGCTCCGGCGAGACGTGGCCGACGCCGAGGAGCGTCTGGCGCTCGACCGGAACCTCGAGGCGGACGTGTTCGAACTCGCGGTCGTCGCCGGCACGGACACCGTCGGCGCGGCCGCACCCGCGGAACTGCTCGCGTACGCCGCCGAGCTCGCCGGCGACGACGACGAGCGGATGCCCGGCGAGGGCGCGCTACCCGACTCGGCGGGCGACCGCATCGCCGCGCTCGCGGACGAGCCCGTGGCGTCGTCGGCGGATCCGTGA